In Caldisphaera lagunensis DSM 15908, a single genomic region encodes these proteins:
- a CDS encoding HD domain-containing protein has translation MSKIDELIYSLNSIARSGWMIKGIEPCKAETVSQHLFASSLIALEISSKLNNVDKYKAASIALIHDIGEAIIGDISKTANIDKSKSEKDAINSLDINNEIKKLYYEFESSNTIEGIIAKISDLLSTYIISLKYEREGYNVNSIKDNVKEEIINLSKKYNLENIIIDFLKGLDKTNK, from the coding sequence ATGAGTAAAATTGATGAATTAATATATTCTCTTAATAGCATTGCGAGAAGCGGATGGATGATAAAAGGAATAGAACCATGCAAAGCTGAGACTGTTTCACAACATCTATTTGCATCCTCATTAATAGCATTAGAGATATCATCAAAACTAAATAATGTAGATAAATATAAAGCAGCATCAATTGCTTTGATACATGATATTGGTGAGGCAATAATTGGTGATATAAGTAAGACTGCCAACATAGATAAATCTAAATCAGAAAAAGATGCAATAAATAGCTTAGATATAAACAATGAAATAAAGAAACTATACTACGAGTTTGAATCTAGTAATACTATAGAAGGCATTATTGCTAAGATTTCAGATTTATTATCTACATACATCATTTCTCTTAAATATGAAAGAGAAGGCTATAATGTAAACAGCATTAAAGATAATGTTAAAGAAGAAATAATTAATCTATCAAAGAAATACAACTTAGAAAATATTATAATAGATTTCTTAAAAGGATTAGACAAAACTAACAAATAA